A section of the Ruania halotolerans genome encodes:
- a CDS encoding LacI family DNA-binding transcriptional regulator — MSDRELRAVTMADVARHAGVSVKTVSNVINDYPHIRPGTRDRVEASIAALGYRLNLSARRLRTRRTGMITLAVPELRLPYFAELADAVIREADVRGLTVLIEQTGGRAEREREVLSGARRQLTDGLILSPLGLTSADRASFAIDTPLVLLGERVFGAPADHVTMNNVAAARAATEHLLGLGRERIAVIGPSATDTAGPSGVMTGSATLRLAGYRDALKSAGRAFDPALLIPAVPWHRSAGAEALGTFLDGGGQVDAVFALNDALALGALYALHARRVEVPETVALIGFDDVDDVRYATPTLSSVAPGRDEIARTAVELLHARIEGGGTSDAEYVRVVTDSRVIARQSTGTDGERVVSEQPGSRVPVTEQPLGASEPAFRV; from the coding sequence GTGAGCGACCGAGAACTGCGTGCCGTCACCATGGCCGACGTCGCTCGGCACGCCGGCGTCTCCGTGAAGACCGTCTCGAACGTGATCAATGACTACCCGCACATCCGGCCCGGGACCCGGGACCGGGTCGAAGCCTCGATCGCTGCACTCGGCTATCGGCTCAACCTCTCCGCCCGCCGACTGCGCACCCGCCGCACCGGGATGATCACCTTGGCCGTCCCCGAGCTGCGCCTGCCGTACTTCGCCGAACTGGCCGACGCCGTGATCCGCGAAGCGGACGTCCGTGGACTGACGGTGCTGATCGAGCAGACCGGCGGCCGGGCCGAGCGCGAGCGCGAGGTGCTCTCCGGTGCGCGCCGTCAGCTCACCGACGGACTGATCCTCTCCCCGCTCGGCCTCACTTCTGCCGACCGCGCGTCGTTCGCGATCGACACTCCCCTGGTGCTGCTTGGCGAGCGGGTGTTCGGTGCCCCCGCCGACCACGTGACGATGAACAACGTCGCGGCGGCACGCGCTGCTACCGAGCACCTGCTCGGCCTGGGCCGGGAGCGGATCGCCGTGATCGGACCCTCCGCAACGGACACTGCCGGTCCGTCGGGCGTGATGACCGGCTCGGCCACGTTGCGCCTGGCGGGCTACCGCGACGCCCTCAAGTCCGCCGGGCGAGCATTCGATCCTGCGCTCCTCATCCCGGCGGTGCCGTGGCACCGCTCCGCCGGCGCCGAGGCCCTCGGCACATTTCTGGACGGCGGCGGCCAGGTGGACGCGGTGTTCGCCTTGAACGACGCTCTCGCCCTGGGCGCCCTCTACGCGTTGCACGCCCGGCGGGTGGAGGTACCCGAGACGGTGGCGCTGATCGGGTTCGACGACGTCGACGACGTGCGGTACGCCACGCCGACACTCTCCTCCGTGGCGCCCGGCCGGGACGAGATCGCACGTACCGCAGTGGAACTGCTGCATGCACGGATCGAGGGCGGTGGCACCTCCGATGCGGAGTACGTACGCGTGGTCACCGACTCGCGTGTGATCGCGCGCCAGTCCACCGGCACCGACGGCGAACGGGTGGTGTCGGAACAACCCGGCTCCCGGGTGCCGGTCACCGAGCAGCCCCTCGGTGCGTCTGAACCCGCTTTTCGTGTCTGA
- a CDS encoding glycoside hydrolase family 27 protein gives MHRSASRTPPMGWNSWDSFGTTVTEDEVLANAQVMAEQMLPAGWDTVVVDIQWYEPTARAGGYNDHAPLLLDGDGVQMPVEARFPSAAGGRGFGPLAARVHDLGLRFGVHLMRGIPRRAIDAALPIPGTDATTADIALPAGHPAARCPWNSDNLGLDFSDPASQAWLDLQIERIVGWGVDFLKVDDMLFPYHHDAIEALAAAISRAEERHGRDVTLSLSPGTHLSLAHLDHLRRHADMWRISDDLWDRWEDLDAQFTRLARWAPHQRAHGWADADMLPLGRIGVRAERGQPRHSMLTAAERRTMLTLWNLGRSPLFVGGDLPSSEDDTLADLVNTEVLAVGRDSHNTTELLREDDLIVWGATGTGPREGTRWAGVFNTADGARSVRVPLTSTGLTSAQSPGAGAVTELWTGRAIDIDPADPYAVLELDLDAHGTALLCTT, from the coding sequence GTGCACCGCTCCGCCTCCCGCACCCCGCCGATGGGGTGGAACTCCTGGGACAGTTTCGGCACCACCGTCACCGAGGACGAGGTTCTTGCCAACGCCCAGGTGATGGCCGAGCAGATGCTCCCCGCCGGATGGGACACCGTGGTGGTCGACATCCAGTGGTACGAGCCCACCGCCCGCGCCGGCGGGTACAACGACCACGCCCCGCTGCTGCTGGATGGCGACGGCGTCCAGATGCCCGTCGAGGCCCGGTTCCCCTCCGCTGCCGGGGGCCGAGGTTTCGGCCCCCTCGCCGCCCGGGTACACGACCTGGGATTGCGCTTCGGAGTGCACCTGATGCGCGGAATCCCGCGCCGCGCGATCGACGCAGCCCTGCCGATCCCCGGCACCGACGCCACCACGGCCGACATCGCACTCCCGGCCGGCCACCCCGCCGCCCGCTGCCCGTGGAACTCCGACAACCTCGGCCTCGACTTCTCCGATCCCGCCTCGCAGGCATGGCTCGATCTGCAGATCGAGCGGATCGTCGGCTGGGGAGTCGACTTCCTCAAAGTCGACGACATGCTCTTCCCTTATCACCACGACGCCATCGAGGCGCTGGCCGCCGCGATCTCCCGCGCCGAGGAACGCCACGGGCGAGACGTCACCCTGTCCCTCTCCCCCGGCACCCATCTCTCGCTGGCCCACCTCGATCATCTGCGCAGGCACGCCGACATGTGGCGTATCTCGGACGACCTGTGGGACCGGTGGGAAGACCTCGACGCCCAGTTCACCCGGCTCGCTCGCTGGGCACCACACCAGCGGGCACACGGCTGGGCCGATGCGGACATGCTGCCGCTGGGCCGGATCGGGGTGCGCGCCGAACGCGGCCAGCCCCGGCACAGCATGCTCACTGCCGCCGAACGCCGCACCATGCTCACCCTGTGGAACCTCGGCCGCTCCCCGCTGTTCGTCGGCGGCGACCTGCCCAGCTCCGAGGACGACACCCTGGCCGACCTCGTGAACACCGAGGTGCTCGCCGTCGGAAGAGACTCCCACAACACCACCGAGTTACTCCGCGAAGACGACCTGATCGTCTGGGGCGCCACGGGCACGGGCCCACGGGAGGGCACCCGCTGGGCCGGGGTGTTCAACACCGCCGACGGCGCTCGTTCGGTCCGCGTGCCCCTCACGTCCACAGGGCTCACGTCGGCCCAGTCCCCGGGGGCCGGTGCCGTCACTGAACTGTGGACGGGTCGAGCGATCGACATCGACCCGGCCGATCCCTATGCGGTGCTTGAGCTCGACCTCGACGCCCACGGTACCGCCCTGCTCTGCACGACCTGA